The following are encoded in a window of Bacillus sp. SORGH_AS_0510 genomic DNA:
- a CDS encoding CalY family protein, which yields MSIKKKLGLGIASAAMGLALIGGGTYAFFSDSVDTSAKFAAGTLDLNAEPTTIIDVKDIKPGDKMLRSFKLKNDGSLDISKIDLTTSYTVVDAKNNNSEDFGKHIRVNFLLNGDKADDVVWYTTLDQLKNMTPDAIAGNVFGPIFGFEKGHLLKAGTADTLYVQYEFVDNGKDQNQFQGDSLELKWTFKGYQTAGENK from the coding sequence ATGAGTATTAAAAAGAAATTAGGATTAGGAATTGCTTCAGCTGCAATGGGGTTAGCATTAATTGGTGGAGGTACATATGCATTCTTTAGTGATAGTGTTGATACTTCTGCAAAATTTGCAGCTGGTACACTTGATCTAAATGCCGAACCAACAACAATTATTGATGTTAAAGACATTAAACCTGGTGACAAAATGTTACGTTCATTTAAATTGAAAAATGATGGTTCATTGGACATTAGCAAAATTGATTTAACTACAAGCTATACTGTAGTAGATGCAAAAAATAATAACAGTGAAGATTTCGGGAAGCACATTAGGGTTAATTTCCTCCTAAATGGTGATAAAGCTGATGACGTTGTTTGGTATACAACTTTAGATCAATTAAAGAATATGACTCCTGATGCAATTGCGGGAAATGTTTTTGGTCCAATTTTTGGATTCGAAAAGGGTCATTTACTTAAAGCTGGTACTGCTGATACTTTATATGTTCAGTATGAGTTTGTTGATAATGGCAAAGATCAAAACCAATTCCAAGGAGATTCTTTAGAGCTAAAATGGACATTTAAAGGTTATCAAACAGCAGGTGAAAATAAATAG